In the genome of Carya illinoinensis cultivar Pawnee chromosome 13, C.illinoinensisPawnee_v1, whole genome shotgun sequence, the window GTTTAGTGGAATAGAAATGAATTGGGCTGTATATCATTTATTGCTTCTTAGGCAAGATTAAGTGTATGTTTGGGTTTTagtggaaaatattatttttaacttaaggTTTATAGCTTAAACCTTAACATGTTAagctttattattaaaaaattatttattgtttaaaatttgtatatctaaagcacttttaaacatattagaattgtttgaaaataatttaaaaaatcacttttttggatagaaataacataaaaagacatatttgataaaaatcaaatattataataaaataatgacaaatataatgtaatatattttttagtaattataatgaaaaagaaacttTTTTCAACAATGCATAAGTGATAAGAGAATAATAAAAACTATTGACGGTAAAAACTTGAGTAGATTATAcgtaaataatgaaaaatataaatggaCAAAATTGTCATTGTGTTAAAATGATGAGGGTCATTTTGTAATGTACATAGCACGATAAAATATAAACTACTTTTTCTAATGTGCTTTTGACAAAAAGCATCACTTTGATGCTTTTGTTGAAACGTAATTTTCTGTTTTCTGTTAGTTTAGAAGTACTTTGATGTAAAATTATCGAAggaataaattttatcatttaagtactttaaattattttaccaTACTTTTTAAATCTCTCACTACAATCACAAACAGACCCTAAATCTTATATAGTTTACTTTATATGtctatctttcttttattttaaatcttatataattcacttttataaaaatatgtaaaagtgattaCACATAGAGTTTATGCAGTTACAATCTATCTAATAGAGGTGAGTAAAACTTCTTCCATCCCACTTTTACGATAAAATCCAAATCAGTTTATATGTCTATCTCATCTGATACGATAAGATTCCATCTGAAAAACTCTTTATAGCAGtttatatattactttttttgtaTTAGCAAGAATTATGCGCTTctcatatatatagagaaacaaACTTTCCGGAAATAGAGGGAATTTCAACATTGTATTAACCAAGGAGTGTCTAAAAGGCATTGATTTAAAAGGGGAAAACTTCAGTTCAGATCAAGCACTTGTCATATGAAATTCTCGTGAGGTCCTTAATTAATAGATTTGAGGAGACGTGGGTCACAGACACAGCAATATTATGGCTGCATTAGTCAAACCAGTGAACAAGAGACGTATGGAAACGCTAATGTTCCTATTATTAATTAAGACAAACACATTTACACGTAGTCATAGCTATCACATGACAAAAGTGGGTTTAATTCTTAAATGTATATTCCAGGTTGGCTTGATAGGTATGTCATCAGTCCACACgttttgttcttttcatttcttttgtttgtttagCTTGCTCGTTTGGTCCTTTTCCATTTTTAAGAATTTAAACAGATTGAGATTCGGTTCGGTACAGTTTTCATGATTTGAAAACTAaattggattatatatatattatatgctatatattatgcatattataaaattaatataacatgacattttaatcttattatttatacttcTTTGATATAAATTTACTCTTAAActtgaatattaatattaacttATCAATATGTTATTATTTGTTCTTATATATTAAGTTACATGCTTAGATGATATATAATATGGTATAAgagtataattttgatatatttattacatcgaggataaatacattttttataagtattacaAATTATTTGTGGCTATATACATGGTGTTTTTTAAAGCAAAGTTTTGGCCTCTATCATATTTGgggtaaaagaaaatttcatttGGATCAAAAAACCCAACTAtccaacaaaaataatcaaaaccgAATCACACATGAAACCGAACCAGACGGAAATcgaaaaaatcaaaaatccTGGTTTCCTGGATGAATCGGCCTGTATCAATTCTCAATATTCCAAAACCGGTTTGATCTGGTTTGGTTCCAAAATATATCCACAACCAAATCAATCTGAACCGATTACACTCGTAGATGCAGATGTGGATTCAAGGAAATCCTCCAGAAGTCCAGAAGTATGCATAGACTCCCATGGACACACAAAattcacaaataaataaatacatttctacgtaaaatattaaaagtgatGCGCAATCCAACATGCTGAAACAACATACCCAAGAGGCTGCATGCATGGATGCATCCTAGTTAGTATTTTACACTGAAGCAAAAGGAATTGCCTAATGTAAAGCAAAATAAAGCAAGTTGCTGGAGACCGCACCCGGTAAGAAATCAAAAAGGCTTTTGCCTGAAAGGCTATGCAAAAGGTGGCAAAATAGCTTTCTGTACAGAGATGACCTATGGAAAGCTTCAAGAACAGCTCAGAAAGCTCTCCCGAGGTGGCAGATGAAGATGAATGCTTCAAAATTCACTCTCAGcaccaaaaccaaaacagaaCATGAAAGTTCACATTTTGCATTATATTACCGTTTGACCTTACTAGGGCAGCGGGTTAAATTCCGTTCAGGTTTATTGGACTTTAACTTCGTACCCTTGGAGGTGAACTTGCCATCATCAGAATCATCATCACTTTCATCCCCAAACTTTCGACTCCGCTTCTTCTCAGCTCTTCCACAAACAATTATCCTCCGTTCATCCTTCTGTTCCACAGGCTCGGACTTTTCCTTAGGCCTCCATATGAAGAGTGATCTAAAAAGTAGTGTGGTTAACCACAAAAGGCAGCAAACACAAACTAAAGCAATATATCACaacaagatttatttatttgaaaagaagAGGAGGCAGCATAATTCTTTCCTCTGTTACTGAATGTTATAAATATCAACCTATCAAATACATAATGGAGGCACATAAACAAAGCTTCAAACTATAAGTTGATAAGGTAAGTTCAAACCTCGAACTACCAGTCGCCAAAACATCATCACGTGGATGTAACTTGTTCACCGGACTAATAGTTGTGATGTTTGGATCCATGACCTCGGCAACTAGCCGTCCTGTGCTGATGTCTATGAAATCAATAGGATGTAAGGCAGCTCCATTATAATTTTCACTAATGTAACGGCCAATAACTGCCAGGGATTCTGATGGATCCTGCAGCAAAAAAGTATTGGAATTTCcagagtaaaagaaaaattcaaagtgtaataagaatattataaacATAAACTAATATATCACCTTTGGATCCCATTCAGCTCTGAAAGGAGTTAAATGTCGATTAAAATCATGACTATGCACAATTTCTCGGCTTGGAGAGTCCAAATCACCAAATATAGAATCCCATATACGAAGGCGATTGTCTTGTGATGTAGTTAAGATTTTGCTGCCCGACAATGGAGAAAAATATGCTGAGTTAACAACTCGTTTGTGTGCAAGAGCATAGAGGGAAGATCCAGCTTCCATTCGACGCATATCCCATATACGAGCCTGCAGTGCAGAAACCATATATAAGGCTACTACAACCAGAAAAATATTTCAGAGTAAATTCATATAGGACCACATATTTACAATTTGCAGAAGAATTGAGATGCGTTAACAGAATAACAAAACTTtcatcaaaatgatattttaaaataattaattataaatgagAGAGAATAGCAGAAAAACCACTTATGCTTAGGTACACAAAGGGGAAAGAACCAAAAATAAACCATTATTTCTcataataaaatcaaattacATTTAAAAGCTTACAAAATGATCATTTCCACAGCTCAAAAGGAGGTCTGGCTGAACAGGATTGCAgtggagtccaacaactttgCTTCCTTTCTTATGGATCAAAACTGCTTCCCCAATTTTGTTGTTAGAGCGAGTATCCACTCTTAAGTATGCCATAAGAGAAAATCAAACCTGACTGTAAGTATGTCTGCTGCTCATAGAAATATATTACTGGTAAAAAGTAGAATAGAGAAGACTATTTCACATTCACAGCATTCCAAGCACTTTGCTCCTGCCCTCCCTCGCTCCTTGcgtcctccctctccctctccccctccccttcttttttccttttttcactTTCCCAGGCTACTCAGACGATTTTCAACAATATGGTCAGAAGCAGACACATCATAAGTACAAGTTTTCACCTCAATATCGCTTTAGTTAGTTCAAAGATTATAGCATAGTACTCTGACATATAAGCCTTTAGCAGATTTCTAAGCAACGAAAAGtaacattaattaaatattctaaccATGTGATTGTAATCTAAAAAACAAAGAGCCAGATTATCATTACTGACGTTGACATCAAccaaataagaacaatattacATAATTAGTACCACCATGCAGTGTCAGTTTGATCCCACCAATTAGGTAGCATATGACAAATTGAGCAAACACTCATCAAAATGTGATGAAGTAGCCACCTACTATTATAAAATAGTACAAATATATATCATACTATAATGTAACTATTCCAATAATAGGCAAAGCACAAGGGAGACTTCTACCACAAGTTTAACAAACacagcaaaaaaaaatttaaaacatattgCCAACCGTATGACTAAATCGTCTTTCTAGGTTGGGTACACTTTCCATCAAATGCTTGCATTTCATCTTTCTAACCTCACAATTATTTATTTGCAACAAAAGCAGTCAAGtaaggaaaatacttacaagtaGAGAAAACCAAAGTTATCAGCAACAAGCACAAGGCCTTTCTCTGAGTGGACATCCATGCCATAGAGCATCCTCCAATTGCTTGGACCCTACAGGTAAACCATAGATAACCCACTCCTAATGACGTAATACAAGAGTTAATTCACCATACAAGTCCAAAAGCagtctctttccttttctcttttctctttcctatctttttctcttttaatcatGCCCCTTCTCCCAAAGAAAATCTAAAATCCCACAAGAAGTAGGAGAGGGGCAGGGAATCCCCCTGCTCTCTCCTACCTCTCCTTTTCCAATCATTATCCCTATTCAATGTTGACAAATAAGCAGAAATGATCTTCATGTAAAATAGTATCCTTTAAACTTGAAATGATTTCAGAAACCAAATCAACATTTAAATCAAATCCATAGATTTCTATTGGTAGGCAGTAACATATATTCAAAACTAAACAAATCAACACTACCGAGTCAGGTTATCTTGCCTGATTTGCCAGCGCCTACTTTGGCTAATGATACCTCAATCCAAAAGCCTTGGTAAACATActattaatttaaaacatatataccaAAAAGTAAAATGTTACTCTGCTTTGTAAAACTCATTAACGGAACTTTACAAAAATTTGTGGCACAGATTGTCATTCTCAAGAATAAACATTTAGCATAGACATTGGAAAATCAGAAATACAGCGAATTACAGCCTTTAGTGGTAGTCCAATAGCTTAGTTATGGTATTAGAAACAACTTTACAAACTCAAAATTTGCAAGGTAACATGAAAAGTCACTTCTATAAATACCAGAAAGACAATGGAGGGAAATATCACCTGCCACCCGTCAGGATTAAGGTTCATCAGAGATAATGAAATTCCAGTCTCCAAGTCAATGCAACTAATGGTTCCATCTGAGGACGCAGCATATACCGAATCATCCTTTGTAGAGTTGAATCTGTAAGTGTTTAGATACTATTCAGCCTTCTgactttaaatttatataaacacACACGCACATCGGTTATGGCTTCATAGAGTTAActaccacacacacacatatatgagCTAGGTTTCGTAGAGATAACTAACCTCATGTTATTCACGATACAAGAGTGTACATTTCCATAAACCATCTTTTCGTGCACTTTAGCAAAATCCCAGACTCCAACTTGTCCTTTCTTTAACATCATACAGGGAAAAAGGAGTGGGTGTcaattatcataaaaaaaaatcacaggaGATAAAATTTAAACCAATTCATGGCATAAACGGAGGTGAGACTGACCTTATCTCCAGACAAAAGGATGTTATTGTTGGTAGGATGAAACTCCAAGCATGTTACCCGTCTACTGTGATATCTTATAACCGCACAATTCACCTGATCTGGGATTACGAATGTTGGTTTGATCTATTGAACAGACGATAAAAGATGCAACAAATTCATTATGGTGAACACTGCATATTACCCCTAATAGATAACGTTTCAACAATAAGGCTCCATGAAGACCAGTAAATCAAGAAacaagt includes:
- the LOC122292781 gene encoding protein DAMAGED DNA-BINDING 2; the encoded protein is MAPQTRRTSFPKVVIERDSDSERSSSEDEEEGEEDEDNREEEEAERGENEEGEEEEALENKNRERKAEGLDAKKKGKAPITLSLKKVCKVCKKAGHEAGFKGATYIDCPMKPCFLCKMPGHTTMTCPHRVATEHGVIPAPRRNTRNSLEYVFERQLRPDILPIKPTFVIPDQVNCAVIRYHSRRVTCLEFHPTNNNILLSGDKKGQVGVWDFAKVHEKMVYGNVHSCIVNNMRFNSTKDDSVYAASSDGTISCIDLETGISLSLMNLNPDGWQGPSNWRMLYGMDVHSEKGLVLVADNFGFLYLVDTRSNNKIGEAVLIHKKGSKVVGLHCNPVQPDLLLSCGNDHFARIWDMRRMEAGSSLYALAHKRVVNSAYFSPLSGSKILTTSQDNRLRIWDSIFGDLDSPSREIVHSHDFNRHLTPFRAEWDPKDPSESLAVIGRYISENYNGAALHPIDFIDISTGRLVAEVMDPNITTISPVNKLHPRDDVLATGSSRSLFIWRPKEKSEPVEQKDERRIIVCGRAEKKRSRKFGDESDDDSDDGKFTSKGTKLKSNKPERNLTRCPSKVKR